A single Phoenix dactylifera cultivar Barhee BC4 chromosome 1, palm_55x_up_171113_PBpolish2nd_filt_p, whole genome shotgun sequence DNA region contains:
- the LOC113462444 gene encoding probable receptor-like protein kinase At1g11050, which translates to MWRSLFFLLLLANSPLRETPVATAAAAAGDECPMDLNYVGTFPWDRSYCQPPISNMTNCCTTLLSLFGIAIGQRLHLTGLFRLPNAAASSACLADFSSNLSALSLPSDLVHTCFPSPQRFVITPDFCAGILTRRNWTAKLGPSTAIDSACRSDLSVPTQCYDCANAGVAVTAQLTALDGNASHATQCFYLAVDYAAGVANQFGPEDPRAAGCIFSLALSSPSSPPTRSKSHTAAIIAPIAATLALALLLSALGLYLRLSKSKKKRKLSKKQEQSPRSRSHARPNTGSILYDIEEMEKATDNFSERNIVGRGGFGVVYKGTLSDGSLVAVKKVLELNLEGGDEKFQNEVEIISHLRHRNLVPLRGCCITNDDDDMEEPKERYLVYDYMPNGSLADHIFTSPVDGNGYSGKKKSTLTWPQRKNIILDVAKGLGYLHYGVKPAIYHRDIKPTNILLDGEMRARVADFGLARQSREGLSPLTSRVAGTHGYLAPEYALYGQLTEKSDVYSFGVLVLEIMSGRNALDKSAESNSALITDWASTLVKSGRAEEVLDAALVREGNPKGTMERFVLVGLLCAHVMVALRPTISEALKMLEGDIDVPVIPDRPMPHGHGYPFGEDGTITASPALSASVSIL; encoded by the coding sequence ATGTGGAGGTCGTTATTCTTCTTACTGCTACTCGCGAACAGTCCACTGCGAGAGACGCCAGTGGCGACGGCGGCGGCTGCGGCGGGGGACGAGTGCCCGATGGACCTGAACTACGTCGGGACCTTCCCCTGGGACCGCTCCTACTGCCAGCCTCCCATCTCCAACATGACCAACTGCTGCACGACCTTGCTGAGCCTCTTCGGCATCGCCATTGGCCAACGTCTCCACCTCACTGGCCTCTTCCGCCTCCCCaacgccgccgcctcctccgcctGCCTCGCAGACTTCAGCTCCAACCTCTCCGCGCTCTCCCTCCCCTCCGACCTCGTCCACACCTGCTTCCCCTCCCCGCAGCGCTTCGTCATCACCCCCGACTTCTGCGCCGGCATCCTCACTCGCCGGAACTGGACCGCCAAGCTCGGCCCCTCCACCGCCATCGACTCTGCCTGCCGCTCCGACCTCTCCGTCCCCACCCAGTGCTATGACTGCGCCAACGCCGGCGTCGCCGTCACCGCCCAGCTCACTGCCCTCGACGGCAACGCCTCCCATGCCACCCAGTGCTTCTACCTCGCTGTCGACTATGCTGCCGGCGTCGCAAACCAGTTTGGCCCCGAGGACCCCCGTGCCGCCGGCTGCATCTTTAGCCttgccctctcctccccttcttctcctcccactCGCTCCAAATCCCACACCGCCGCCATCATCGCCCCCATCGCCGCCACCCTTGCCCTCGCTCTTCTCCTCTCCGCCCTCGGACTCTATCTCCGGCTTTCCAAAtcgaagaaaaagaggaagctttCCAAGAAACAGGAGCAGAGCCCGAGATCGAGATCCCACGCGCGTCCCAACACCGGATCCATCTTGTACGATATCGAAGAAATGGAGAAGGCCACGGATAACTTCTCTGAAAGGAATATAGTTGGGCGCGGCGGATTTGGGGTTGTCTACAAGGGGACGCTCTCCGACGGGAGCTTGGTCGCCGTCAAGAAGGTATTGGAGCTGAACTTGGAAGGTGGCGACGAGAAGTTCCAGAACGAGGTGGAGATCATCAGCCACCTTCGTCACCGGAATCTGGTCCCCTTGAGAGGCTGCTGCATCACCAACGACGACGACGACATGGAGGAACCCAAAGAAAGGTATTTGGTTTATGACTACATGCCTAATGGAAGCCTCGCCGACCATATCTTCACCTCGCCCGTGGATGGCAACGGCTATTCTGGAAAAAAGAAGTCAACTCTGACCTGGCCCCAGAGGAAAAACATCATACTGGACGTGGCGAAGGGGTTGGGTTATCTCCACTATGGAGTGAAGCCGGCGATCTATCATAGAGATATCAAGCCCACAAACATTCTGCTAGACGGAGAGATGAGGGCAAGGGTGGCCGACTTCGGGCTCGCAAGGCAGAGCCGCGAGGGGCTGTCGCCCCTCACCTCTAGGGTTGCTGGGACTCATGGCTACCTGGCTCCGGAGTATGCGCTCTACGGGCAGCTCACAGAGAAGAGTGATGTTTACAGCTTTGGAGTCTTGGTGCTGGAGATCATGAGCGGACGGAATGCCCTAGATAAGTCGGCGGAGTCAAACTCGGCGTTGATCACCGACTGGGCGTCGACGCTGGTCAAGTCCGGGAGGGCGGAGGAGGTGCTGGATGCGGCGCTGGTGAGGGAAGGTAACCCAAAGGGGACCATGGAGAGGTTTGTGCTGGTGGGGTTATTGTGTGCCCATGTGATGGTGGCGCTCAGGCCGACGATCTCGGAGGCGCTGAAGATGCTGGAAGGCGATATCGACGTCCCGGTGATACCGGACCGGCCGATGCCGCACGGCCATGGGTATCCTTTTGGTGAAGATGGCACTATCACTGCTTCACCAGCTTTGAGTGCTTCTGTCTCCATACTCTAA